A single Aythya fuligula isolate bAytFul2 chromosome 21, bAytFul2.pri, whole genome shotgun sequence DNA region contains:
- the CPTP gene encoding ceramide-1-phosphate transfer protein: MAAAAGAFSLREVLSAFQAAVTERREVLLGPYLRGWRGLVRFLNSLGAIFSFISKDAVAKIQIMESYCGGERQEEYRTLQSMVAYELASGLVDIQRRSEHPDSGCRTVLRLHRALRWLQLFLEGLRTAQEDSKTSTICTDSYNASLAAYHPWVIRKAATVAFCALPSRNAFLEIMNVGTPEEAVIMLGDALPHISSVYGITEELYAQHKLLNLP, from the exons atggcggcggccgcgggcGCCTTCAGCCTGAGGGAGGTGCTGAGCGCCTTCCAGGCGGCCGTGACGGAGcgcagggaggtgctgctcgGACCCTACCTGCGAGGCTGGAGGGGCCTCGTCCG GTTCCTCAACAGCCTGGGCGCCATCTTCTCCTTCATCTCCAAGGACGCTGTGGCTAAAATACAGATCATGGAGAGCTACTGCGGCggagagaggcaggaggagtACCGCACGCTGCAGTCCATGGTGGCCTACGAGCTGGCCAGCGGGCTGGTGGACATCCAGAGGCGGTCGGAGCATCCCGACTCGGGCTGCCGGACCGTGCTGCGCCTGCACCGGGCCCTGCGGTGGCTGCAGCTGTTCCTGGAGGGGCTGAGGACTGCCCAGGAGGACTCCAAGACGTCCACCATCTGCACAGACTCCTACAACGCCTCCCTGGCCGCCTACCACCCCTGGGTCATTCGCAAGGCCGCCACGGTGGCCTTCTGCGCGCTGCCCTCGCGCAACGCCTTCCTGGAGATCATGAACGTGGGCACCCCCGAGGAAGCCGTCATCATGCTGGGCGATGCTTTGCCCCACATCTCCAGTGTCTACGGGATCACCGAGGAGCTCTACGCCCAGCACAAGCTGCTCAACCTCCCTTGA
- the TAS1R3 gene encoding taste receptor type 1 member 3, whose translation MVPYLLLGLSFGYVVALKPTCLSTQFRRPGDYIIGGLFPFGMDTINLTARSEPTLVVCERLFVDGLIWALGMKFAIDQINNSTSLLPGVKLGYDIYDTCFEPLAALQPSLLFLTRNGTTGIGVVCNYTNYQPRVTAVIGPHKSDLCLVTAKLFSFFLIPQVSYGASSEKLSNKELYPSFYRTVPSDKKLVEAVVLLLNKFGWNWIATIGSDDEYGRGAQELFLRIVGNYSICVAYEGLIPTDLTDPKAKIQLKETIELINKTKVNIIVLFAYTQPAQALLKQSISMGLSKKVWIGTEAWLFSDIASSTSNIQSIGTVLGFIMKASPVPGFQEYVADLFTSVQQDEFCQESMESYHRMASGGLGTACKQCDHISLHDILPILSRSQIQPVHVAVHSVAHALHRALGCTHQGCPKATIRSWQLLHFMNTFTFTVNGQSFRFDESHGTNTGYKLILWDWKNGTFTHLPVGDYEKSLYVDKSQIHFHTADQKEPTSECFRECKPGQIRQIKGFHLCCYDCRDCPENTFCSSKDSSTCTPCLEHQWSPVRSTRCYDRSERYLFWNEPLTVALLTLTSITLCLTCLTAVLFFKNLETPVVQASGGDRNLLALSALALLCLSSCLYIGKPSDRLCTTQQVVYALCLNACFSTFLTKSLEITLLTEFPRWAPTFLPWVTQRRAWLVVALCLLTECLFCFSYLHLGPDGLRSDYKSLRSEVLLVCDTRSWLAFALMHGYNSCLAIVCFLCTFMVDTPGKKYNVARGITFAFLIYFIIWIFFVAIFATLKTVLRAVTQISTILMLTLGILGTYYIPKCYIILLKPDLNTVNYFQNSIKEETEGDSQ comes from the exons ATGGTCCCTTACCTGCTCCTGGGTTTGAGCTTTGGTTACGTGGTAGCTCTCAAACCCACATGCCTCTCAACTCAGTTCAGAAGGCCTGGCGATTATATCATAGGAGGCTTGTTCCCTTTTGGAATGGACACCATAAACCTGACAGCACGATCAGAGCCCACATTAGTTGTGTGTGAAAG GTTATTTGTAGATGGGCTAATATGGGCCCTCGGGATGAAGTTTGCTATCGATCAGATCAACAACTCCACATCACTTCTGCCGGGAGTAAAGCTGGGCTATGACATTTATGACACCTGCTTTGAGCCCCTGGCAGCCTTACAGCCCAGCTTGCTATTTCTGACCCGAAATGGCACTACAGGCATTGGAGTAGTGTGCAACTACACCAACTACCAGCCTCGCGTGACTGCTGTCATTGGACCACATAAGTCAGATCTCTGCCTGGTGACGGCCAAGCTATTCAGCTTTTTCTTGATCCCACAG GTCAGCTACGGGGCCAGCAGCGAGAAGCTCAGCAACAAGGAGCTGTACCCCTCGTTTTACCGAACTGTTCCCAGTGACAAGAAGCTGGTGGAAGCTGTGGTCCTGCTGCTCAACAAGTTTGGATGGAACTGGATTGCCACCATTGGAAGCGACGATGAATATGGCCGAGGAGCCCAGGAGCTCTTCTTGCGCATCGTTGGAAATTACAGCATCTGCGTTGCTTACGAGGGGCTAATTCCCACAGACCTCACAGACCCCAAGGCTAAAATCCAACTGAAAGAGACAATAGAGCTCATTAACAAGACCAAAGTCAACATCATTGTCCTTTTTGCCTACACGCAGCCAGCACAGGCCTTGCTGAAACAAAGCATCAGCATGGGACTAAGCAAAAAAGTCTGGATTGGCACGGAAGCCTGGCTGTTTTCTGACATAGCTTCCTCCACCTCAAACATCCAGAGCATCGGAACGGTTTTAGGCTTCATTATGAAAGCAAGCCCAGTCCCTGGCTTCCAGGAATACGTCGCCGACCTCTTTACCTCAGTCCAGCAGGATGAATTTTGCCAGGAGTCCATGGAATCCTACCACCGCATGGCCTCTGGTGGGCTGGGCACGGCCTGCAAACAGTGCGACCACATCTCTCTGCACGACATCTTGCCCATACTGAGCCGTTCCCAAATCCAACCAGTGCACGTTGCAGTGCACAGCGTGGCCCACGCGCTGCACAGGGCCCTGGGCTGCACCCACCAAGGGTGTCCCAAAGCAACCATCAGGTCGTGGCAG ctgctgcacttTATGAATACCTTCACGTTCACAGTAAATGGCCAGAGTTTCAGGTTTGATGAATCCCATGGCACAAACACTGGCTACAAGCTTATATTATGGGACTGGAAAAATGGCACCTTTACACATCTGCCTGTGGGAGACTATGAGAAGTCCTTGTACGTCGACAAGTCCCAGATCCATTTTCACACTGCAGATCAAAAG GAGCCTACATCGGAGTGCTTTAGAGAGTGTAAACCAGGACAAATCAGACAAATAAAAGGGTTCCACCTCTGCTGCTACGACTGCAGAGACTGTCCAGAAAACACCTTCTGCAGCTCTAAAG ACAGCTCCACCTGCACCCCCTGCCTGGAGCATCAGTGGTCCCCCGTGCGGAGCACGCGGTGTTACGACCGCAGCGAGAGGTACCTCTTCTGGAACGAGCCGCTCACCGTCGCCTTGCTGACACTGACGTCCATCACCTTATGCCTGACGTGCCTGACAGCGGTGCTCTTTTTTAAGAACCTCGAGACGCCCGTCGTGCAGGCTTCTGGAGGCGATCGGAACCTCCTCGCCTTGTCCGCGCTCGCGCTGCTGTgcctcagctcctgcctctACATCGGGAAGCCCAGCGACAGGCTCTGTACGACACAGCAGGTTGTCTACGCCCTGTGCCTCAACGCCTGCTTCTCCACCTTCCTCACCAAGTCCCTCGAGATCACCCTCCTGACCGAGTTCCCTCGCTGGGCCCCCACCTTCTTGCCCTGGGTGACGCAGAGGAGGGCCTGGCTCGTCGTCGCCTTGTGCCTCCTCACCGAGTGCTTGTTCTGTTTCTCCTACCTCCACCTGGGCCCTGACGGCCTGAGGTCCGACTACAAGTCGCTGCGCAGCGAGGTTCTGCTGGTGTGTGACACCAGGTCCTGGCTGGCCTTTGCCTTGATGCACGGCTACAACAGCTGCCTGGCCATCGTCTGCTTCCTCTGCACCTTCATGGTGGATACTCCTGGTAAGAAGTACAACGTCGCCAGGGGGATCACGTTTGCCTTCCTCATCTACTTCATCATCTGGATCTTCTTCGTCGCTATTTTTGCCACCCTGAAGACAGTTCTCAGGGCTGTTACACAGATCAGCACCATCCTGATGCTCACCCTGGGTATCCTGGGGACCTACTACATCCCTAAGTGCTACATCATCTTGCTCAAGCCTGACTTGAATACCGTGAATTATTTCCAGAATTCCATcaaagaggagactgagggagACTCCCAATGA